One region of Synechococcus elongatus PCC 11801 genomic DNA includes:
- a CDS encoding SpoIID/LytB domain-containing protein — translation MLKFWAVPLAIGLGLLPSAPVTQAQAPLNPTLRVGIVQRFGQQPSDRLQIVAGGQRSLIVRFTAAGEPRQFRVQRLTVAIAPELLAVPEQRSRLVISQHRSFESAEASAEQWRAKGFDVEIAQPQGWEVWLKPVPDLPDAALPSLLQRLRSEGAEAAVLRSETRTTRPQLVWQLGEQRFQGDRLEIESNGPITVAGVPYPGRLTLQPNAYGDFTLVNTVAIEDYLSGVVPHEIGAGAPAQAIAAQAILARTYALRNVRRFRVDNYELCADVQCQVYRGWESRVPTVEQAIRQTRGLVLSYDNQLIDAVYSSTTGGVTAAFEDAWLGQERTYLQPRLDAVRPLWNLQARPLNQEANLKSFLQLREGFNETGQPRFRWQRRRSLAEIQADLKTYLRDRRDSRAEFQQIQSVTISQRSPSGRVLEVTVQSDRGPIVIGRDEVRRAFAGLFSTLFYLEPERDSSGRLLAYRFVGGGFGHGVGLSQTGAMGLARQGWNYDRILKFYYPQTQLEPLHPTMLQSTNQPAP, via the coding sequence ATGCTGAAATTTTGGGCTGTTCCCTTGGCAATCGGTCTGGGACTGTTGCCATCGGCACCAGTTACGCAGGCCCAAGCCCCTCTCAATCCAACGTTACGAGTCGGCATTGTCCAGCGCTTTGGTCAGCAGCCCAGCGATCGCCTACAAATTGTGGCCGGTGGGCAGCGATCGCTAATTGTGCGTTTTACGGCTGCAGGCGAGCCCCGTCAGTTCCGAGTGCAGCGCCTGACGGTCGCAATTGCGCCTGAACTGCTGGCAGTGCCAGAGCAGCGATCGCGCCTAGTGATCAGTCAGCACCGCAGCTTTGAGAGTGCTGAAGCCAGTGCCGAGCAATGGCGAGCCAAGGGCTTTGATGTCGAAATTGCCCAGCCTCAGGGCTGGGAAGTCTGGCTCAAGCCCGTACCCGATCTTCCCGATGCAGCTTTGCCTAGTCTGCTGCAACGCCTCCGCAGTGAAGGGGCTGAAGCTGCAGTGTTGCGCAGCGAAACCCGCACGACAAGGCCACAGTTAGTCTGGCAGCTGGGTGAACAACGCTTTCAGGGCGATCGCCTAGAAATTGAGAGCAATGGGCCAATCACGGTCGCTGGCGTTCCCTATCCCGGTCGGCTGACACTGCAGCCCAATGCCTACGGTGATTTCACGCTCGTTAATACAGTAGCGATCGAAGACTATCTCAGCGGCGTGGTTCCCCATGAAATCGGAGCGGGAGCCCCCGCCCAAGCGATCGCCGCTCAAGCGATTCTGGCGCGGACCTATGCCTTGCGCAATGTGCGGCGCTTTCGGGTCGATAACTATGAACTTTGCGCCGATGTGCAATGTCAGGTCTATCGTGGCTGGGAAAGTCGGGTACCCACTGTCGAGCAAGCCATTCGCCAAACCCGAGGCTTGGTGCTCAGCTACGACAATCAGCTGATTGATGCAGTCTATTCATCAACGACAGGTGGCGTGACTGCCGCCTTTGAAGATGCTTGGCTCGGGCAGGAGCGCACTTACTTACAACCTCGGTTGGACGCGGTGCGCCCACTCTGGAATTTACAAGCGCGTCCCCTTAACCAAGAAGCCAACCTCAAATCGTTTCTGCAACTGCGCGAGGGATTTAACGAAACGGGGCAACCGCGCTTCCGCTGGCAGCGCCGTCGCAGCTTGGCAGAAATTCAAGCCGACCTGAAAACCTATCTCCGCGATCGCCGTGACTCCAGAGCTGAGTTTCAGCAGATTCAATCAGTCACGATCAGTCAGCGATCGCCCAGTGGTCGTGTTTTGGAAGTGACAGTACAGAGCGATCGCGGGCCGATTGTCATTGGTCGCGATGAAGTCCGCCGCGCTTTCGCAGGGCTGTTCAGCACCCTGTTTTATTTGGAGCCCGAGCGGGATAGTAGCGGTCGTCTGCTGGCCTATCGCTTTGTCGGCGGCGGTTTTGGCCATGGTGTCGGCCTCAGCCAAACGGGGGCAATGGGGCTTGCGCGCCAGGGTTGGAACTACGATCGCATCCTGAAGTTCTACTATCCCCAGACTCAGCTGGAGCCATTACACCCCACTATGTTGCAGTCCACCAATCAGCCAGCACCATGA
- the thyX gene encoding FAD-dependent thymidylate synthase: MNRFRVEVISRTPNPQQTIYAAMHQDYSESFVIEERDSWPTEDKAGEVVIKRLLAGERGHYGPLEHAMIVFNVGYFPHSVMQQARTHRIGVSFDVQSMRYTGQRVADAAAGKIDLEDIFYLRPVGQYLDRQGKKYTYTEEERAKDLELCRQAALRYQELLEAGYAEEHARGILPFDYRQHFVVSFTLRSLMHFLDLRSKKDAQIEIQQLCDLIWPHFQDWAPAIAQWYASTRLGKARLAP, encoded by the coding sequence ATGAATCGCTTCCGTGTTGAGGTCATCAGCCGCACCCCCAATCCTCAGCAGACCATCTATGCGGCGATGCACCAAGACTACAGCGAGTCATTTGTCATTGAAGAACGCGATTCCTGGCCCACGGAAGACAAAGCCGGTGAGGTCGTTATTAAGCGACTGCTCGCAGGTGAGCGGGGCCACTATGGTCCCTTAGAGCACGCCATGATTGTCTTCAATGTGGGTTATTTCCCTCATAGCGTCATGCAGCAGGCTCGGACTCATCGCATCGGTGTCAGCTTCGATGTTCAGTCGATGCGGTACACCGGGCAGCGTGTTGCAGATGCAGCAGCGGGCAAGATTGACCTCGAAGACATCTTTTACTTGCGCCCGGTGGGGCAGTACCTCGATCGCCAAGGCAAGAAGTATACCTACACCGAGGAAGAACGCGCTAAAGATCTCGAGTTGTGCCGACAGGCAGCCTTGCGCTACCAAGAACTGCTGGAAGCTGGCTATGCCGAAGAACATGCTCGTGGCATTTTGCCCTTTGACTATCGCCAGCATTTTGTCGTTAGCTTCACCCTGCGATCGCTGATGCACTTTCTCGACTTGCGCAGCAAGAAGGATGCACAAATTGAAATTCAGCAGCTCTGCGATCTGATCTGGCCGCACTTTCAAGATTGGGCACCGGCGATCGCGCAATGGTATGCCAGTACCCGTTTAGGGAAAGCCCGGCTTGCTCCCTAG
- a CDS encoding diacylglycerol/polyprenol kinase family protein produces the protein MSGILAVVAWLGLVGLLAWWASRHPQVPNEWVRKIVHIGTGNVILIAWAFQIPAAIGIAAAVLFSGVALLSFWLPILPGIQNVGRHSLGTFFYAVSIGLLIAGFWHWAPRYAALGILVMTYGDGLAALVGQQWGRHRFHLQGIGQKSWEGSLTMMAVSFLVAVTLLGLAQTPGAIAISLAVAIAAPLLELWSWYGIDNLSVPLGCAVLAAGVGHLFS, from the coding sequence GTGAGCGGCATTTTAGCGGTCGTGGCGTGGTTAGGCTTGGTGGGCTTGCTGGCTTGGTGGGCTAGTCGTCACCCCCAAGTCCCCAATGAGTGGGTGCGCAAAATCGTCCACATCGGGACCGGCAACGTGATTTTGATTGCTTGGGCCTTTCAAATTCCAGCTGCGATCGGGATTGCAGCAGCGGTGCTGTTCTCCGGTGTGGCACTGCTCTCCTTCTGGCTACCGATTCTGCCCGGAATTCAAAATGTGGGCCGCCACAGCCTCGGCACCTTTTTTTACGCCGTCAGTATTGGACTCTTGATCGCTGGCTTTTGGCATTGGGCTCCTCGCTATGCAGCCCTAGGGATTTTAGTGATGACTTACGGCGACGGACTGGCCGCTTTGGTGGGCCAGCAGTGGGGACGTCATCGCTTTCACCTTCAAGGAATTGGCCAGAAAAGCTGGGAAGGGAGTTTAACGATGATGGCGGTCAGCTTTCTGGTGGCTGTGACGTTGCTGGGGCTAGCCCAAACCCCCGGTGCGATCGCGATCAGTCTGGCCGTGGCGATCGCAGCTCCTCTGCTGGAGTTGTGGTCATGGTATGGCATCGACAACCTCAGCGTGCCGCTGGGCTGTGCCGTGCTAGCCGCTGGGGTAGGCCACCTATTCAGCTAA
- a CDS encoding cytochrome b/b6 domain-containing protein: MTSPRTPRIAQPFLLRVLHGITGVLLIAAILTAYWTYDTYDGRWGRIPLPKVEAMEGIHGTFGLLTLLIFPAFLIYAVHRGQKRLIQANSLRQLTRIGHPSWWYTLNRWINTSALVLLTFALFSGKMMGEQWLPQGELDHAWYLAHLLSWVLMVVAIVLHIAVNFKVGGVPFLVSMWHWRYQRSESPYFWPSQIAQGWVALRQGTWLRWFQPLSGLMVLELGILASLAIAWILPLLKDR, from the coding sequence ATGACATCACCCCGAACGCCTCGTATCGCTCAACCGTTTCTGCTCCGAGTCCTGCATGGCATCACAGGAGTCCTACTCATTGCAGCGATTCTGACAGCCTATTGGACCTATGACACCTACGATGGGCGTTGGGGACGTATTCCCTTGCCAAAAGTTGAGGCAATGGAAGGGATTCACGGCACCTTTGGGCTACTAACATTGCTCATCTTTCCAGCTTTTTTGATCTATGCAGTTCATCGAGGTCAGAAGCGCTTAATTCAAGCCAACTCACTGCGACAACTGACCCGAATTGGACATCCAAGCTGGTGGTATACCCTCAATCGCTGGATTAACACCAGTGCGTTAGTTCTGCTGACTTTTGCCCTGTTCAGCGGCAAGATGATGGGTGAACAATGGCTGCCGCAAGGTGAACTTGATCACGCGTGGTATCTCGCCCATCTCCTCTCTTGGGTACTCATGGTTGTGGCAATTGTGCTGCACATTGCGGTCAATTTCAAAGTCGGAGGCGTACCATTCTTAGTGTCAATGTGGCACTGGCGCTATCAGCGCTCGGAAAGTCCCTACTTTTGGCCAAGTCAGATTGCTCAAGGTTGGGTTGCCCTGCGTCAGGGAACTTGGCTTCGCTGGTTTCAACCCTTGTCAGGCTTAATGGTGTTGGAACTCGGAATTCTGGCTAGCCTTGCGATCGCGTGGATTCTGCCTCTGTTAAAAGACCGCTGA
- a CDS encoding CapA family protein: MRLLSRSQEKLVPAWQERSAVWLGQGLAIAASFATAFSGTMALLRWSPLQWAIAPSPPISPAVADELPANPAPPPAAFEFMLTAVGDSGWTRSHQRINRYQQGFRRAYFQFDPKRQYLGDLNYLNWETSVGIQCDQFWALPTDKTFAFVTHPQELRDAIDLGFNLIGLANNHSFDCLRSPEGQGVNQTLKHLQDIQEKASQPLVFSGVRQSSQVQPKAQQFSLPNGQIPVLMISAYVGGDRNYCQKVICASQLNRYQALLKQHRGLRILALHSWNPASHAQLKRILQRSLQQGLIDVGIGSGPHIAERVEIVSTPRGPGIYASSLGNFIHPSLMAQPYNLMLSSRWSYQPDQQQLKLQSVTTLEISCTPSTCQPRRQKLLWSQRNSSDRSQS; the protein is encoded by the coding sequence ATGAGGCTGCTGTCGCGATCGCAAGAAAAACTGGTGCCAGCTTGGCAGGAACGGAGCGCCGTCTGGCTGGGTCAAGGTCTGGCGATCGCTGCAAGCTTTGCCACTGCTTTTAGCGGGACGATGGCACTGTTGCGCTGGTCTCCTCTGCAGTGGGCGATCGCACCGTCGCCACCAATATCACCAGCCGTCGCGGATGAACTCCCTGCTAATCCCGCACCACCACCCGCTGCCTTTGAATTCATGTTGACAGCAGTCGGTGATTCTGGCTGGACGCGATCGCATCAGCGAATCAATCGTTATCAGCAAGGCTTCCGGCGAGCGTATTTCCAATTTGATCCCAAGCGCCAATATCTCGGGGATCTCAACTATCTCAACTGGGAGACCTCCGTAGGAATTCAATGCGATCAATTTTGGGCACTACCAACTGACAAAACCTTTGCCTTTGTGACCCATCCGCAAGAGTTACGCGATGCGATTGATCTCGGCTTTAACCTCATTGGCCTTGCCAATAATCATTCCTTTGACTGCCTACGATCACCAGAAGGGCAGGGAGTTAATCAAACCCTAAAACATTTACAAGATATTCAGGAGAAAGCATCTCAGCCACTGGTTTTCAGTGGAGTTCGTCAGTCAAGTCAGGTTCAACCAAAAGCTCAGCAATTCTCACTACCTAATGGTCAAATTCCTGTGCTCATGATCAGTGCCTATGTGGGGGGCGATCGCAACTATTGTCAAAAAGTCATTTGTGCTAGTCAGCTGAATCGCTATCAAGCTTTGCTCAAGCAGCATCGTGGGCTCAGAATTTTAGCGCTTCATAGCTGGAATCCTGCCAGCCACGCACAACTCAAGCGCATCCTACAGCGATCGCTCCAGCAGGGCTTAATTGATGTTGGGATTGGTTCGGGGCCACATATTGCTGAGCGGGTTGAGATTGTTTCAACACCGCGCGGGCCTGGAATTTATGCATCCAGTCTTGGCAACTTCATTCATCCCAGTCTGATGGCTCAGCCCTATAACCTTATGCTCTCCAGTCGTTGGTCTTACCAGCCGGATCAACAACAGCTTAAGTTGCAATCAGTGACAACCCTGGAAATAAGCTGCACACCTAGTACTTGTCAGCCTCGCCGGCAAAAACTGCTCTGGAGTCAACGGAATAGTAGCGATCGCTCACAATCATGA
- a CDS encoding dihydrolipoamide acetyltransferase family protein, which produces MIHEVFMPALSSTMTEGKIVEWVKAPGDRVEKGETVLIVESDKADMDVESFYEGYLATIIVPAGGNAPVGEAIALIAETEAEIEVAKQKAAGNGAPTATAATPATPAAPEPVAASAEPVAAPAATRSDRLVASPRAKKLAKSLGVDLATLTGSGPHGRIVAADVEAAAGVTSKPAIAAAPVTPVAAPAPVATTVATAPAAPAPTPAIAPGQFVPYSTFQQAVVRNMEASLNVPVFRVGYTITTDAIDRLAKQLKPKGVTITVLLAKAVAATLAKHPLLNARATESGVQYNEAINVAIAVAMDDGGLLTPVLGRADQTDLYSLARNWKDLVARSRTKQLKPEEYTTGTFTLSNLGMFGVDRFDAILPPGTGAILAIGASKPTLVATADGLFGVKRQMQVNLTCDHRHIYGAHAAAFLKDLADLIENQPESLTL; this is translated from the coding sequence ATGATCCACGAAGTCTTCATGCCCGCCCTTAGCTCCACCATGACCGAGGGCAAGATCGTCGAGTGGGTGAAGGCTCCGGGCGATCGCGTTGAGAAGGGTGAAACGGTCTTGATCGTCGAGTCTGACAAGGCCGATATGGACGTGGAATCCTTCTATGAAGGCTACCTAGCCACAATCATTGTGCCGGCAGGCGGCAATGCCCCAGTCGGTGAAGCAATCGCTCTGATTGCAGAAACTGAAGCGGAAATTGAAGTTGCCAAGCAAAAAGCTGCTGGTAACGGTGCGCCTACGGCGACTGCTGCAACACCTGCTACCCCAGCTGCGCCTGAACCCGTAGCTGCCAGTGCTGAACCTGTTGCTGCTCCAGCCGCGACCCGGAGCGATCGCCTTGTTGCATCGCCACGTGCCAAAAAACTGGCGAAGAGCTTGGGCGTTGACCTCGCAACCCTGACCGGTAGTGGTCCTCATGGCCGGATTGTGGCGGCTGATGTCGAAGCTGCAGCAGGGGTCACTTCAAAGCCGGCGATCGCAGCGGCTCCTGTGACTCCGGTTGCTGCGCCTGCCCCTGTCGCAACGACTGTTGCCACTGCTCCTGCTGCACCAGCGCCTACCCCTGCGATCGCGCCTGGCCAGTTCGTGCCCTACAGCACCTTCCAACAGGCTGTCGTGCGCAACATGGAAGCGAGCCTGAACGTGCCGGTCTTCCGGGTAGGCTACACAATCACCACCGACGCGATCGACCGTCTGGCCAAACAGCTCAAGCCCAAGGGTGTGACGATCACGGTGCTGCTTGCTAAAGCAGTAGCTGCAACCTTGGCGAAGCACCCGCTGCTCAATGCTCGCGCTACGGAAAGTGGCGTCCAGTACAACGAAGCGATCAATGTGGCGATCGCGGTGGCCATGGATGACGGTGGCTTGCTGACGCCGGTACTAGGTCGCGCCGATCAAACCGATCTCTACAGCTTGGCCCGCAACTGGAAAGATCTGGTCGCGCGATCGCGCACCAAGCAACTGAAGCCTGAAGAGTACACCACCGGTACCTTTACTCTCTCCAACCTCGGGATGTTTGGCGTCGATCGCTTTGATGCGATCCTGCCGCCAGGCACCGGTGCAATTCTGGCGATCGGAGCTTCGAAACCAACTTTGGTGGCAACAGCCGACGGTCTGTTTGGTGTGAAGCGGCAAATGCAAGTCAACCTGACCTGCGATCACCGCCATATCTACGGTGCTCATGCAGCGGCCTTCCTCAAAGACCTAGCAGACCTGATCGAAAACCAACCGGAAAGCCTAACGCTCTAA
- a CDS encoding aldo/keto reductase translates to MHYRKYGRTGRSISRFSLGLMRCLDSAAQLEAVIAAAWQLGINHFETAQSYGPSEAYLATALRSLQLPRDQVVITTKILPDRDPQQMVDAVLRSRDRLGIDRIDCLALHGLNQPEHLQQAIAALPVLQALQADGVFQHLGFSSHGDRELILQAIATDAFDFVSLHYYLLFQRHAPVIEAAAARNLGIFIISPVDKGGLLHQPSQQLIADCHPFSPLALNYRFLLSDRRITTLSFGAAKPEELAVLQDFVDADQPLSPEETDAIARLEQVRQQRLGTDYCQQCYACLPCPEAINIPEVLRLRNLAIAHDMQAYGQYRYRMFENAGHWFPGQRGSRCTDCGDCLPRCPHHLPIADLVRDADQRLAGAPRRRLWGD, encoded by the coding sequence ATGCATTATCGCAAATACGGTCGAACCGGGCGATCGATCTCACGGTTTTCGTTGGGGTTGATGCGCTGTCTAGACTCTGCAGCGCAACTCGAGGCAGTGATTGCCGCGGCTTGGCAACTGGGAATCAATCATTTTGAGACCGCTCAGTCCTACGGCCCCAGCGAAGCCTATCTCGCTACAGCCCTGCGATCGCTACAATTGCCCCGCGATCAAGTTGTGATCACAACCAAAATTCTGCCCGATCGCGATCCTCAGCAGATGGTGGATGCTGTGTTGCGATCGCGCGATCGCTTGGGGATCGACCGGATTGATTGCCTCGCCCTGCATGGTCTGAATCAGCCCGAGCATTTGCAGCAGGCGATCGCGGCGTTGCCTGTGCTCCAAGCCTTGCAAGCGGACGGGGTCTTCCAGCATTTAGGCTTTTCCAGTCACGGCGATCGCGAGTTGATCCTGCAGGCGATCGCCACCGATGCCTTCGACTTTGTCAGCCTGCACTACTACTTACTGTTTCAGCGTCACGCGCCAGTCATCGAAGCTGCAGCAGCACGTAATCTCGGCATTTTCATCATTTCGCCAGTGGATAAAGGCGGGCTACTCCACCAACCTTCGCAACAGTTGATTGCGGACTGTCACCCCTTCAGTCCTTTGGCGCTTAACTATCGCTTTTTGCTCAGCGATCGCCGCATTACCACTCTGAGTTTTGGGGCAGCCAAGCCAGAGGAGTTAGCGGTTCTTCAGGATTTTGTGGATGCGGATCAGCCGCTCAGCCCAGAAGAGACGGATGCGATCGCACGACTGGAACAGGTTCGCCAGCAACGGCTAGGCACAGACTACTGTCAGCAGTGTTACGCCTGCCTACCCTGTCCCGAGGCCATCAATATCCCCGAGGTTCTGCGGCTCAGAAATCTCGCGATCGCCCACGACATGCAAGCCTATGGGCAATACCGCTACCGCATGTTCGAAAATGCTGGGCACTGGTTTCCGGGGCAGCGAGGGAGCCGTTGTACGGACTGCGGCGATTGCTTACCCCGCTGCCCTCACCACTTGCCGATCGCGGATTTGGTGCGCGATGCTGATCAGCGATTAGCAGGCGCGCCTCGGCGGCGTCTGTGGGGAGATTAG
- a CDS encoding bifunctional nuclease family protein, with translation MIEMKVAGIALEAATRSPIVLLRDSSERRALPIWISQDQAKAILAVLEDQTPPRPLTHDLMAELLQQWELTLESIIIHSLQHNTFYASLRVRQGEVVKEIDARPSDAIALALRTQAAIWVMEEVIAEASIPVDQEADEAEQEAFRDFLSEINPADLIQHHRSQRGN, from the coding sequence GTGATTGAAATGAAAGTGGCTGGAATTGCCCTTGAGGCTGCCACCCGCAGTCCGATTGTGCTGCTGCGCGATTCCAGCGAGCGGCGCGCTCTCCCGATTTGGATTAGTCAGGATCAGGCTAAGGCCATCTTGGCTGTCCTAGAAGACCAGACCCCACCGCGGCCGCTGACCCATGACTTGATGGCTGAACTCTTACAGCAGTGGGAATTAACGCTCGAAAGCATCATCATCCACTCGCTGCAGCACAATACGTTTTACGCCAGCCTACGCGTCCGGCAGGGTGAGGTGGTCAAAGAAATTGATGCACGGCCCAGCGATGCGATCGCCCTAGCTTTGCGGACTCAAGCCGCCATTTGGGTGATGGAAGAAGTGATTGCTGAGGCTTCGATTCCTGTGGATCAGGAAGCCGATGAAGCGGAGCAAGAAGCCTTCCGAGATTTCCTCTCCGAGATCAATCCCGCCGATCTGATTCAGCACCATCGCAGCCAGCGGGGAAACTAG
- a CDS encoding P-loop NTPase family protein translates to MVSQLKPSLLSVVPQEKPRQPLPMVEGLVQIFTASQRGFFTSVMSQALRSAGQGNTALVVQFLKGGCQQGPDQPIRLGQNLEWVRLGVPGCVDTPDITDDEAIALKQLWAFTVEAIHSGYHELVVLDELTLAVDFGLIPEAEVVQLLSDRPRHVDVILTGPRVSEALLAIADQITELRRGSRY, encoded by the coding sequence ATGGTCTCTCAGCTCAAGCCATCTCTGCTGTCTGTGGTTCCCCAAGAAAAGCCTAGACAGCCTTTGCCGATGGTTGAGGGACTGGTGCAAATCTTCACGGCGAGCCAGCGTGGATTTTTCACGAGCGTCATGTCGCAAGCCCTGCGATCGGCGGGGCAAGGCAACACGGCGTTGGTGGTGCAGTTCTTGAAAGGCGGTTGCCAGCAGGGACCGGATCAACCGATTCGCTTGGGTCAAAACCTAGAGTGGGTACGTCTAGGGGTGCCAGGTTGTGTGGATACGCCCGACATTACTGACGACGAAGCGATTGCCCTCAAACAGCTCTGGGCCTTTACGGTTGAGGCGATTCACAGTGGCTACCATGAGCTGGTGGTCTTAGATGAGCTAACGCTAGCGGTGGACTTTGGCCTGATTCCCGAGGCTGAGGTGGTTCAGCTCCTGAGCGATCGCCCCCGCCATGTCGATGTGATCCTGACTGGGCCGCGTGTCTCGGAAGCGCTGCTCGCGATCGCGGATCAAATTACTGAACTCCGTCGGGGAAGTCGTTATTAA
- the rph gene encoding ribonuclease PH, producing the protein MPWIRPDGRRPDQLRAIAFQRRFTQFPAGSVLAQFGQTQVLCTVTIQSGVPRWLMGKGQGWLTAEYRMLPGATPDRQSREWLKLSGRTQEIQRLIGRSLRAAIDLEKLGERTLLIDADVLQADAGTRTTAINGSWVALQDAIAQLIDQGELMESPIQRSVAAVSVALIEGEAFLDPNYPEDVKADVDCNVVMGDRGELIEIQGTAEANHFTRAQLNRILDLAEQGIIEIQAAQQAALRAPS; encoded by the coding sequence ATGCCCTGGATTCGTCCCGATGGTCGCCGCCCTGATCAGCTGCGTGCGATCGCCTTTCAGCGACGGTTTACCCAGTTTCCTGCAGGCTCAGTCCTAGCTCAGTTTGGCCAAACGCAGGTGCTCTGCACCGTGACAATCCAGTCGGGCGTGCCTCGCTGGTTGATGGGAAAAGGACAGGGCTGGCTGACGGCAGAGTATCGCATGTTGCCCGGTGCCACGCCCGATCGCCAATCGCGGGAATGGCTGAAGTTGTCGGGGCGTACCCAAGAAATCCAGCGATTGATTGGACGGAGCTTGCGAGCTGCGATCGACCTCGAAAAGTTAGGCGAGCGAACTCTCTTGATCGATGCAGATGTTTTGCAGGCGGATGCCGGAACCCGCACGACGGCGATCAATGGCAGCTGGGTCGCGCTACAGGATGCGATCGCGCAGTTGATCGATCAAGGGGAGTTGATGGAGTCTCCAATTCAACGATCGGTGGCGGCGGTTTCCGTAGCCTTGATTGAGGGCGAAGCTTTCCTCGACCCTAACTATCCCGAGGATGTCAAAGCTGATGTCGATTGCAATGTGGTGATGGGCGATCGCGGTGAGTTGATCGAAATTCAAGGCACGGCTGAGGCCAATCACTTCACGCGAGCGCAGCTCAACCGCATCTTGGATTTGGCTGAACAGGGCATCATCGAAATTCAAGCTGCTCAGCAGGCAGCTCTACGTGCACCGTCTTGA
- a CDS encoding RibD family protein: MRVVAVLATSLDGRIAEAAAIPARFGSKQDQQRLEAIVAQSDAVLMGAATLRAYGSCRSVTDPQLQQQRRDRDQPLQPVQIICSASGQIDQACRFFQQPVPRWLLTTEQGRDRWGSQSGFDRILTAGRAELDWEDAFTQFDLAWQQLAVLGGGQLLGSLLAADRIEELYLTLCPLLLGARPASPLVAGLHFSVADAPRWKLLSAEPVGDELFLHYRRR; encoded by the coding sequence ATGCGAGTTGTCGCGGTGCTCGCCACCAGTTTGGATGGACGGATTGCTGAAGCGGCAGCAATTCCAGCCCGCTTTGGCTCAAAACAGGATCAACAGCGACTCGAAGCGATCGTGGCGCAATCGGATGCGGTGCTGATGGGTGCAGCCACCCTGCGAGCCTATGGCAGCTGCCGATCGGTAACGGATCCTCAGTTGCAACAGCAACGCCGCGATCGCGATCAGCCTTTGCAGCCAGTGCAAATCATCTGTTCGGCTTCGGGACAGATCGATCAGGCCTGCCGCTTTTTTCAGCAGCCGGTGCCGCGCTGGTTATTGACCACAGAGCAAGGACGCGATCGTTGGGGCAGTCAGTCCGGCTTCGATCGCATTCTGACGGCAGGTCGGGCTGAGTTGGATTGGGAAGATGCCTTTACGCAATTCGATCTGGCTTGGCAGCAGCTTGCTGTTTTAGGGGGTGGGCAACTGCTAGGCAGCCTCTTGGCGGCAGACCGGATTGAGGAGCTGTATCTGACGCTTTGCCCCTTATTGCTGGGCGCTCGCCCAGCTTCTCCTTTGGTGGCAGGTTTGCACTTTTCAGTCGCGGATGCGCCCCGCTGGAAGCTTCTTAGTGCAGAACCCGTAGGCGATGAGCTGTTCTTGCATTACCGCCGTCGCTAG